One segment of Streptomyces bathyalis DNA contains the following:
- a CDS encoding beta-N-acetylhexosaminidase produces the protein MHVPYTDLIPAPRSVAPQQDGVGPDFVLGPHTTLDVGPGTDGTARWLRGTLTPATGAPLPPRGSDGRSEARDGGGGELVLRTDEAVAARFGPEGYVLRAGNGSLRITGGAPAGVFLGAQTLRQLLGPAAYRRARTAPGEATWRVPPVIVEDGPRFPWRGYMLDVARHFTPKDGVLRTLDLLAAHKLNVLHLHLTDDQGWRIEIRSRPRLTEVGGTRARSRVGHRGSPLWDERAHGGWYSQEDLREIVAYAADRHITVVPEIDIPGHSQAAIAAYPELGNTDVVDTSALEVWTDWGVSPNVLAPGDHVLRFYEGVLEEVLEIFPSRFIHLGGDECPKDQWRASAFARARMRELGIPDGSPPGPGVTAGEAAAEALQAWFFRHFDRWLTERGRRLIGWDEILQGGLAEGAAVSSWRGMAGGVAAARAGHDVVMCPEQELYLDHRQDGGAGEPVPLGYVRTLRDVHAYEPVPPELAGTAHERHVLGAQANMWTECAENQQRVDYQTFPRLAAFAEVVWSPPLARGNFADFERRMADAHYARLEAMGVAFRPPGGPHPWQRRPGIAGRPRTGPRAGPADTSA, from the coding sequence ATGCACGTGCCGTACACCGATCTGATCCCCGCGCCCCGCTCCGTCGCGCCCCAACAGGACGGTGTCGGGCCGGACTTCGTCCTCGGCCCGCACACCACGCTCGACGTCGGGCCCGGCACGGACGGCACGGCCCGCTGGCTGCGCGGCACGCTCACGCCGGCCACGGGCGCCCCGCTCCCGCCGCGCGGCTCGGACGGCCGGAGCGAGGCACGGGACGGCGGCGGCGGTGAACTCGTGCTGCGCACGGACGAGGCGGTCGCCGCCCGGTTCGGCCCGGAGGGCTATGTGCTCAGGGCGGGCAACGGCAGCCTTCGCATCACCGGAGGCGCACCCGCGGGGGTCTTCCTCGGAGCGCAGACCCTGCGGCAACTCCTCGGTCCCGCGGCGTACCGGCGCGCCCGAACGGCACCCGGCGAGGCGACCTGGCGCGTGCCGCCGGTGATCGTCGAGGACGGTCCGCGCTTCCCGTGGCGCGGCTACATGCTCGACGTGGCACGGCACTTCACCCCCAAGGACGGCGTGCTGCGCACCCTGGACCTGCTCGCGGCGCACAAGCTCAACGTCCTGCATCTGCACCTCACCGACGACCAGGGCTGGCGCATCGAGATCCGCAGCCGGCCCCGGCTGACCGAGGTGGGCGGCACCCGCGCCCGCAGCCGCGTGGGCCATCGCGGCTCTCCGCTGTGGGACGAGCGGGCACACGGCGGCTGGTACAGCCAGGAGGACCTGCGGGAGATCGTCGCGTACGCCGCCGACCGGCACATCACCGTCGTGCCGGAGATCGACATCCCGGGCCACTCGCAAGCCGCGATCGCCGCGTACCCGGAACTCGGCAACACCGACGTCGTCGACACGTCCGCGCTGGAGGTGTGGACCGACTGGGGCGTGAGTCCCAACGTGCTGGCCCCCGGCGATCACGTGCTGCGCTTCTACGAGGGCGTGCTGGAGGAGGTGCTGGAGATCTTCCCCTCCCGCTTCATCCACCTCGGAGGCGACGAGTGCCCCAAGGACCAGTGGCGTGCGTCTGCCTTCGCGCGGGCGCGCATGCGCGAGCTGGGGATCCCCGACGGCTCGCCGCCCGGGCCGGGGGTCACCGCGGGCGAAGCCGCCGCGGAGGCGCTCCAGGCATGGTTCTTCAGGCACTTCGACCGCTGGCTCACCGAGCGGGGCCGCCGCCTCATCGGCTGGGACGAGATCCTTCAGGGAGGCCTCGCCGAGGGCGCCGCCGTCTCCTCATGGCGCGGCATGGCCGGCGGAGTCGCCGCCGCGCGCGCCGGGCACGACGTCGTGATGTGCCCGGAGCAGGAGCTGTACCTGGACCACCGGCAGGACGGCGGCGCGGGCGAGCCGGTGCCGCTCGGCTACGTGCGCACGCTCCGCGACGTCCACGCGTACGAGCCCGTGCCGCCGGAGCTGGCGGGGACGGCGCACGAGCGGCACGTGCTCGGCGCCCAGGCCAACATGTGGACCGAGTGCGCCGAGAACCAGCAGCGCGTGGACTACCAGACCTTCCCGCGCCTCGCGGCGTTCGCGGAGGTCGTCTGGTCGCCGCCGCTTGCCCGGGGGAACTTCGCCGACTTCGAGCGGCGCATGGCGGACGCCCACTACGCGCGACTGGAGGCGATGGGCGTGGCCTTCCGGCCGCCCGGCGGCCCCCACCCGTGGCAGCGCCGCCCGGGCATCGCGGGGCGCCCGCGAACCGGGCCACGGGCCGGACCGGCGGACACCTCCGCGTAA
- a CDS encoding FAD binding domain-containing protein — protein sequence MLPTTLDEAVAALSAVPAAVPVAGGTDLMTGVNAGHLRPAALVGLGRISEIRGWQYLDGEALLGAGLTHARMGRPDFAALIPALAASARAAGPPQIRNAGTLGGNVVSAHPTGDTLPVLAALEATLVVAGPEGARREIPVSHLLASVDMLRPSEVVGHVRVPLLHAPQTFLKATGRTGPGRAMASVAVVLDPVQRGVRCAVGAVAPMPLRPLEAERWIASLIDWDGQRGLAPEALAAFGDYVAMACIPDPAPSEEGGEAPALPPAAFHLRRTVATLARRGLGRALA from the coding sequence ATGCTGCCCACCACGCTCGACGAGGCCGTGGCCGCGCTCTCCGCGGTGCCCGCCGCGGTGCCGGTGGCCGGCGGCACGGACCTGATGACAGGCGTCAACGCCGGCCACCTCCGCCCCGCCGCCCTCGTCGGACTCGGAAGGATCAGCGAGATCCGCGGCTGGCAGTACCTGGACGGGGAGGCGCTTCTCGGCGCCGGGCTCACTCACGCGCGCATGGGACGCCCCGACTTCGCCGCCCTCATCCCCGCGCTGGCGGCGAGCGCGCGCGCCGCGGGGCCGCCCCAGATCCGCAACGCGGGCACGCTCGGCGGCAACGTCGTCAGCGCCCACCCGACCGGCGACACCCTGCCGGTGCTGGCGGCACTGGAGGCCACCCTCGTCGTCGCGGGCCCGGAGGGCGCACGGCGCGAGATCCCGGTGAGCCATCTGCTCGCGAGCGTGGACATGCTGCGGCCCAGCGAGGTCGTCGGGCATGTCCGCGTGCCGCTGCTGCACGCACCGCAGACTTTCCTGAAGGCCACGGGCCGCACCGGTCCGGGTCGTGCGATGGCCTCCGTCGCCGTCGTCCTCGACCCGGTGCAGCGCGGCGTGCGCTGCGCCGTCGGCGCGGTGGCGCCCATGCCGCTGCGTCCGCTGGAGGCGGAGCGCTGGATCGCCTCCCTGATCGACTGGGACGGGCAGCGCGGACTCGCCCCCGAGGCTCTCGCGGCCTTCGGCGACTACGTCGCCATGGCGTGCATCCCCGACCCCGCTCCGTCCGAAGAGGGCGGTGAGGCTCCCGCACTTCCGCCCGCGGCCTTCCACTTGCGGCGTACGGTGGCAACACTGGCCCGCCGAGGACTCGGGAGGGCGCTCGCATGA